The Pseudomonas sp. FP198 genomic interval AAGATCGTCGGCAGATGACCAAAGCGCAGCGCACCCATCATCAGGCCCGGGACGATCTTGTCGCAGATGCCCAGCATCAGGGCTCCGTCGAACATGTTGTGGGACAACGCCACCGCCGTGGACAACGCGATCACTTCGCGGCTCGGCAGGCTCAGCTCCATCCCTGCCTCGCCCTGGGTCACGCCATCGCACATGGCTGGCGTACCGCCGGCGAACTGGCCGACCGAGCCGATCTCGCGCAGGGCTTTCTTGATTTGCTCAGGGAAGGTTTCGTAGGGCTGGTGGGCCGAGAGCATGTCGTTATAGGACGACACGATGGCGATGTTGGCGGCGTTCATCATCCGCAGGTGATGCTTGTCTTCAGTGCCGCAACCGGCAACGCCATGGGCGAAGTTGGCGCATTGCAGCTTGCCGCGCATCGGACCGTCGCTGGCTGCACCGCGGATCAATGCAAGGTAAGCCTCGCGAGTAGCGCGACTGCGGGCGATAAGCCGTTCGGTGACCTCAAGTACGCGGGGATGCATGTGTAGAACTCCAGGCTAACGGATGTGGCGACCTGATTGTCTATGCTGGTTGGAAGCCCGTTGCACACCGCGGCAAAGACAGGGCGACAGACGGTTTCTGACCAATCGGACCAGTTGATTCAGGTCACTCGTTGTAGATAAAACAAAATATTGCCACTAAAAAGGCTTGTTTTCTATTTTTATGCGAATAATCTTGTAATTCCAACAACAAATCGACGGCGGCGCAGTTAATGACTCTTCGAATCGCAATCAATGGTTTTGGCCGCATCGGCCGCAACGTCCTCCGTGCACTGTATACCCAAGGCTATCGTCGCGACTTGCAGATCGTCGCCATCAACGACCTGGGTGACAGCGCGATCAATGCTCACCTGCTCAAGTTCGACACCGTCCACGGCACCTTTGATGCCGACGTGCAGCACGATCACGAGAGCCTGACGGTCAATGGCGACCGCATCGCGGTCAGTGCCATCCGCAACCCGGCCGAACTGCCCTGGGCCGCCGAAAAGATTGACGTCGTGTTCGAATGCACCGGCCTGTTCACCGACCGCGCCAAGGCTGCCGCGCACATCAGCGCCGGCGCCCGCAAGGTGATCATCTCGGCCCCGGCCAAGGGCGCCGACGCGACCGTGGTGTATGGCGTGAACCATGACATCCTGCGCCAGTCCCACCAGATCATTTCCAACGCTTCGTGCACCACCAACTGCCTGGCCCCGGTAGCCCAGGTGCTGCACCGCGAGCTGGGCATCGAAAGCGGCCTGATGACCACCATCCATGCCTACACCAACGACCAGAACCTGACCGACGTCTATCACAGCGACCCGTACCGCGCCCGTTCGGCCACCCAGAACATGATCCCGAGCAAGACCGGCGCCGCCGAAGCGGTAGGCCTGGTGCTGCCGGAGCTGGCGGGCAAGCTGACCGGCATGGCCGTGCGCGTGCCGGTGATCAACGTGTCGCTGGTGGACCTGACCGTGCAGCTCAAGCGCGAAGCTTCGGCCGATGAGGTCAACGCGCTGCTCAAGCAGGCCAGCCAGCATTCGAAAATCCTTGGCTACAACACCCTGCCGCTGGTCTCCAGCGACTTCAACCACAATCCGCTGTCGTCGATCTTCGATGCCAACCACACCAAGGCCAGCGGCAAGCTGCTCAAGGTACTGGCCTGGTATGACAACGAATGGGGTTTCTCCAACCGCATGCTGGATAACTGCCTGGCACTGTGCAACGCCGAATAATCCCCGCTAGCTGCGTGTGCCTCGACTATTGCTCCCTTGGGGGCGATAGTCGAAAAAGGCCGTCCACCGCCAGGCGATTGAAGCACCGGCCTCGAACCAAACGATAATTCCTCTTATTCAAACTCCCCCACCCTGTTAGACTTTGCGCCCGCGTTTCACTCGTCCCGCAGGATTTCCAATGCTGTCGTTGCCTCTTCGCTTGTGCGCTCTGTTCATGGCCCTGGGCCTGACGGCCTGCGATGACGCCCCGCGTTTTACCCAGGCCGAGCCCGGCGAAGCCAGATCCGGCGGCAGCGCGACTGTACGCAAGGCCGACCAGAACGCCTTCTCGCTGCCCTCGGCCAATCTGCCGCCGTCGCGGCGCGTGGACTTCAGCGTCGGCAACAGTTTTTTCCGCAGCCCCTGGGTAATCGCGCCCTCGACTACTACCGCCCGGGACGGCCTCGGCCCCCTGTTCAACACCAACGCCTGCCAGAACTGCCACATCAAGGACGGTCGCGGCCATCCGCCGGCACCGGATGCCAGCAGCGCGGTGTCGATGCTGGTACGCCTGTCGATCCCCGATGCG includes:
- the gap gene encoding type I glyceraldehyde-3-phosphate dehydrogenase — translated: MTLRIAINGFGRIGRNVLRALYTQGYRRDLQIVAINDLGDSAINAHLLKFDTVHGTFDADVQHDHESLTVNGDRIAVSAIRNPAELPWAAEKIDVVFECTGLFTDRAKAAAHISAGARKVIISAPAKGADATVVYGVNHDILRQSHQIISNASCTTNCLAPVAQVLHRELGIESGLMTTIHAYTNDQNLTDVYHSDPYRARSATQNMIPSKTGAAEAVGLVLPELAGKLTGMAVRVPVINVSLVDLTVQLKREASADEVNALLKQASQHSKILGYNTLPLVSSDFNHNPLSSIFDANHTKASGKLLKVLAWYDNEWGFSNRMLDNCLALCNAE